The window CTAGCATATTAGTACATGCGGCGATTAAGCCCCATGATGTCGAGAATTTTGGTGGCAATTTCTTCTACCGAATAGTTGGTGCTGTTCAGCCACGGGATCTGGTTTTTACGGTACAGCGCTTCCACTTCCGAGACCTCCATCCGGCACTGGCGCATGGAGGC of the Oceanidesulfovibrio indonesiensis genome contains:
- a CDS encoding kinase/pyrophosphorylase — its product is MRQCRMEVSEVEALYRKNQIPWLNSTNYSVEEIATKILDIMGLNRRMY